A genomic region of Streptomyces sp. R33 contains the following coding sequences:
- a CDS encoding type I polyketide synthase, whose product MTDIAITGLGCRYPGAPDIHAYWKLLLSGERQFSAVPAERWNHGTFHDPGNPSAPHAAYTDQVAFLDAVDRFAAPHYGVPPARARAMDPQHRLMLDVTREALDDAGLGRGDFDRENTGVFLGISVSDYKDLMAAPLRVIALADESPAADHPGGLDAAREEAARLGTVQSFTLPGSLLNMAAGTVSRQFDLGGPSFAVDAACSGSLVALDQAIAHLERGTCRIAVVGGVYLNLTPDSLVGFSKLRALSATGVCRPFDEAADGFVLGEGAGAVVIRPLADALADGDRVYAVIRGIGSANDGASPGPLTPTPEGQLRAMHRAYDDAGVAPSSVGFIEAHGTGTTIGDRAEVEALRRLRTEFPDDDPALSYLGAGKALIGHSLSAAGIAGLIKTALVVHHRTIVPQPETTPHPDLGIASAGLRFADSVRPFRATGTPRRAAVSSFGFGGTNVHVVLEEAPAPAVDRPAERTEADGPQLVLLSAGSPELLDEHIGDVLDALDTADSPPVAAVAHTLGAREPLTARLAIVAADTDELVRRLREARRQLADGARGDLGDGAFAADAPLPPAQRRIAFLFPGQGSQRPGMMQDLYERFTGFRATVDALGAVARRNIGFDLTDLLYGEASAAGDDQELRQRLAATDVCQPLLGTVQIAATRLLADCGLTPDLTLGHSVGEFAAAAAAGALTDEATVRLLGHRGAALRRAETGSRGGMLAVQGDEETCRRLMAGIDDVWLACFNQPRQLVVSGSLRGLAVLRRACAEAGVVTLPLEVSGAFHSPQFAAADEALGAYLADRPLGSPALPFVSSVDAAVCADADRLRELWSRHASAPVRFGDAVRTAYEQGARVFLQVTGGNSLLASVRRNLTGHDDVHAVCAAEAAPDGGRGFVRALARLAALGAPVDPRALVPEEARRLLDLPVARLDTQSYWVRSMRTAPQDTPATTLPPHPAPPQESSMNAPTNATMNDPVNDPVNELLQLVRQQVTLLGRLTEPLPVQHPAAQVTGPATAVPVPAPAPVPAAPAVPGPAVAAPADPPAVRAPADEEPSPIRGIDEVTDAVLTHVARISAFPVSSLRGDQLLIDDLGFDSLMLTDLFASLQRQWPQWTSDERAADRPTAGRIAALIADGSADAAPAAVPVQRTDQDHEAPPPPAADLPAAAPANAPLPEEQTRIECFPEVAAHGERFAALVRTGLPNPYFVVHEGGITDTTVVDGRELVSFSSYNYLGMATHPQVAGAAQEAIARCGTSVSASRLLSGSRPLHLELETELADLLGCEAALTLANGHATNVTVIGHLVGPGDLVVHDSLAHDSILQGCKLSGATRRPFPHNDAAALDAILGQVRHEFRRVLVVVEGVYSMDGDIADLPALVEVKRRHGALLMIDEAHSIGTVGATGRGIGEYCGTDRTAVDLWSGTLSKALASCGGYVAGSRSVVEYLRYTVPGFVYSAGMTPADTAASLAALRLLRAEPQRVARLAENAALFVRLARDAGIDVGDSRDTPVVPCIVGDSLKTLRLAEALFQQGVSVNPILYPAVPEEMARLRFFITCDHTCDQIRHAVTALEHELRHLDRAMAA is encoded by the coding sequence ATGACCGACATCGCCATCACCGGACTCGGCTGCCGCTACCCCGGCGCCCCCGACATCCACGCCTACTGGAAGCTCCTGCTGAGCGGGGAACGCCAGTTCTCCGCCGTCCCGGCGGAACGCTGGAACCACGGCACCTTCCACGACCCCGGCAACCCGTCGGCCCCCCACGCCGCGTACACCGACCAGGTCGCCTTCCTGGATGCCGTGGACCGTTTCGCCGCCCCGCACTACGGGGTGCCCCCCGCCCGCGCCCGGGCCATGGACCCGCAGCACCGGCTGATGCTCGACGTCACCCGTGAGGCCCTCGACGACGCGGGGCTGGGCCGTGGCGACTTCGACCGCGAGAACACCGGGGTCTTCCTCGGCATATCGGTGTCCGACTACAAGGACCTCATGGCGGCTCCCCTCCGGGTCATCGCCCTGGCCGACGAGTCGCCCGCGGCGGACCACCCCGGCGGCCTCGACGCCGCCAGGGAGGAGGCAGCACGGCTCGGCACCGTCCAGAGCTTCACGCTGCCCGGGAGCCTGCTCAACATGGCGGCGGGCACGGTCAGCCGGCAGTTCGACCTCGGCGGCCCCAGTTTCGCCGTCGACGCCGCCTGCTCGGGCTCACTGGTCGCCCTCGACCAGGCGATCGCCCACCTGGAGCGGGGCACCTGCCGCATCGCCGTCGTCGGCGGCGTGTACCTCAACCTCACCCCCGACAGCCTGGTCGGCTTCTCCAAGCTCCGCGCACTGTCCGCGACCGGGGTGTGCCGCCCGTTCGACGAGGCGGCCGACGGCTTCGTCCTCGGCGAAGGCGCCGGCGCCGTCGTCATACGGCCGCTCGCGGACGCCCTCGCCGACGGCGACCGCGTCTACGCGGTGATCAGGGGCATCGGCTCGGCCAACGACGGCGCGTCCCCCGGACCGCTGACCCCCACCCCCGAAGGCCAGCTGCGCGCCATGCACCGGGCCTACGACGACGCCGGGGTCGCCCCCTCGTCGGTGGGCTTCATCGAGGCCCACGGCACCGGCACCACCATCGGAGACCGTGCCGAGGTGGAGGCGCTGCGCCGGCTGCGGACCGAGTTCCCCGACGACGACCCCGCACTGAGCTACCTCGGGGCGGGCAAGGCCCTCATCGGGCACTCGCTGTCCGCGGCAGGCATCGCGGGGCTGATCAAGACGGCCCTGGTCGTCCACCACCGCACGATCGTGCCGCAGCCGGAGACCACTCCCCATCCGGACCTGGGCATCGCCTCGGCGGGCCTGCGCTTCGCCGACTCCGTACGGCCCTTTCGGGCCACGGGCACCCCGCGGCGTGCCGCAGTCAGCTCGTTCGGTTTCGGCGGCACGAACGTCCACGTGGTCCTGGAGGAGGCGCCCGCCCCTGCCGTCGACCGCCCCGCCGAACGGACCGAAGCCGACGGACCCCAGCTCGTCCTGCTCTCGGCCGGCAGCCCCGAGCTGCTGGACGAGCACATCGGCGACGTTCTCGACGCACTCGACACGGCGGACAGCCCGCCGGTGGCCGCCGTGGCCCACACCCTGGGTGCGCGCGAGCCGCTGACCGCCCGGCTCGCGATCGTCGCCGCCGACACGGACGAACTCGTCCGGCGGCTGCGCGAGGCCCGCCGACAGCTCGCCGACGGCGCCCGGGGCGACCTCGGTGACGGCGCCTTCGCCGCCGACGCCCCCCTGCCGCCCGCGCAGCGCCGCATCGCCTTCCTCTTCCCCGGGCAGGGCAGTCAGCGGCCGGGCATGATGCAGGACCTCTACGAGAGGTTCACCGGCTTCCGGGCAACCGTCGACGCCCTCGGCGCCGTGGCCCGGCGGAACATCGGCTTCGACCTCACCGATCTGCTGTACGGCGAGGCCTCGGCCGCGGGCGACGACCAGGAGCTCAGGCAGCGGCTCGCGGCCACCGACGTGTGCCAGCCGCTGCTCGGCACCGTCCAGATCGCCGCCACTCGCCTCCTCGCCGACTGCGGCCTCACGCCCGACCTCACCCTGGGCCACAGTGTCGGAGAGTTCGCCGCGGCCGCAGCGGCCGGAGCCCTCACCGACGAGGCAACCGTCCGGCTGCTGGGCCACCGGGGGGCAGCCCTCCGGCGGGCCGAGACCGGCTCCCGGGGCGGAATGCTCGCCGTGCAGGGCGACGAGGAGACCTGCCGCCGACTGATGGCCGGCATCGACGACGTCTGGCTCGCCTGCTTCAACCAGCCGCGGCAGCTCGTGGTCAGCGGCTCCCTGCGGGGGCTCGCCGTCCTGCGGCGCGCGTGTGCCGAGGCCGGGGTCGTCACGCTGCCCCTCGAGGTGTCGGGCGCCTTCCACTCGCCGCAGTTCGCCGCCGCCGACGAGGCCTTGGGCGCCTACCTCGCCGACCGGCCCCTCGGCAGCCCCGCCCTGCCGTTCGTGTCGTCCGTGGACGCTGCGGTCTGCGCCGACGCCGACCGGCTGCGCGAGCTGTGGTCCCGGCACGCGTCCGCGCCGGTCCGCTTCGGCGATGCCGTCCGGACCGCCTACGAGCAGGGGGCCCGCGTCTTCCTCCAGGTGACCGGCGGAAACTCGCTGCTCGCCTCGGTCCGCCGCAACCTCACCGGCCACGACGACGTCCACGCCGTCTGCGCCGCAGAGGCGGCGCCCGACGGCGGACGCGGGTTCGTCCGGGCCCTCGCCCGGCTCGCGGCCCTGGGCGCCCCGGTCGACCCGCGCGCGCTGGTTCCCGAGGAAGCCCGCCGTCTGCTGGACCTTCCGGTCGCGAGGCTCGACACCCAGTCCTACTGGGTGCGGAGCATGCGCACCGCACCGCAGGACACCCCCGCCACGACCCTCCCGCCCCACCCCGCACCGCCCCAGGAGAGCTCGATGAACGCCCCGACGAACGCCACGATGAACGACCCCGTGAACGACCCGGTGAACGAACTGCTCCAGCTGGTCCGGCAGCAGGTGACGCTGCTCGGCCGCCTCACCGAGCCGCTGCCCGTGCAGCACCCCGCCGCGCAGGTCACCGGTCCGGCCACGGCAGTTCCCGTACCCGCACCCGCACCCGTGCCCGCTGCCCCGGCCGTTCCCGGCCCGGCCGTTGCGGCCCCCGCCGACCCGCCCGCCGTTCGCGCGCCGGCCGACGAGGAGCCGTCGCCGATCCGCGGCATCGACGAGGTGACCGACGCCGTGCTCACGCACGTGGCCCGGATCAGTGCGTTCCCCGTGAGCAGTCTGCGGGGCGACCAGCTGCTGATCGACGATCTCGGCTTCGACTCGCTCATGCTGACCGATCTGTTCGCCTCCCTCCAGCGGCAGTGGCCGCAGTGGACGTCCGACGAGAGGGCTGCCGACCGGCCGACCGCCGGCAGGATCGCCGCGCTGATCGCGGACGGCTCCGCCGACGCCGCACCGGCTGCCGTCCCCGTACAGCGCACCGACCAGGACCACGAAGCCCCGCCCCCGCCGGCCGCCGACCTGCCCGCGGCCGCACCGGCCAACGCCCCGCTGCCCGAGGAACAGACGCGGATCGAGTGCTTCCCGGAGGTCGCCGCGCACGGTGAGCGTTTCGCTGCCCTCGTCCGGACGGGTCTGCCGAATCCGTACTTCGTCGTGCACGAGGGCGGCATCACGGACACGACCGTCGTCGACGGCCGGGAACTCGTCTCGTTCTCCAGCTACAACTACCTGGGCATGGCCACGCACCCCCAGGTGGCCGGGGCGGCCCAGGAGGCGATCGCACGCTGCGGCACGTCGGTGTCCGCCAGCCGGCTGCTGTCCGGGAGCCGTCCGCTCCATCTGGAGCTCGAGACGGAACTCGCCGACCTGCTCGGATGCGAAGCCGCCCTCACCCTGGCCAATGGGCACGCCACCAACGTGACCGTGATCGGACACCTCGTCGGCCCCGGGGACCTCGTCGTCCACGACTCCCTCGCCCACGACAGCATCCTGCAGGGCTGCAAGCTCTCCGGCGCGACCCGGCGGCCGTTCCCCCACAACGACGCAGCCGCGCTCGACGCGATCCTCGGCCAGGTCCGCCACGAGTTCCGGCGGGTCCTCGTCGTCGTCGAGGGCGTGTACAGCATGGACGGCGACATCGCCGACCTGCCCGCCCTCGTCGAGGTCAAGCGCCGGCACGGTGCGCTGCTGATGATCGACGAGGCGCACAGCATCGGGACGGTCGGCGCGACCGGGCGGGGCATCGGCGAGTACTGCGGCACCGACCGCACGGCCGTCGACCTGTGGTCGGGCACCCTGTCCAAGGCGCTGGCGAGCTGCGGCGGTTACGTCGCCGGGAGCCGCTCGGTCGTCGAGTACCTGCGCTACACCGTTCCGGGCTTCGTCTACAGCGCCGGCATGACCCCGGCCGACACCGCCGCGTCGCTGGCCGCGCTGCGACTGCTGCGCGCCGAGCCGCAGCGCGTGGCTCGCCTTGCGGAGAACGCAGCACTGTTCGTCCGCCTCGCGCGCGATGCGGGCATCGATGTCGGGGACAGTCGGGACACCCCGGTCGTCCCCTGCATCGTCGGGGACTCCCTGAAGACCCTGCGCCTCGCCGAGGCCCTGTTCCAGCAGGGCGTCAGCGTCAATCCCATCCTCTACCCGGCCGTACCCGAGGAGATGGCCCGGCTGCGCTTCTTCATCACCTGTGACCACACCTGCGACCAGATCCGTCACGCCGTGACCGCGCTGGAGCACGAGCTGCGGCACCTCGACCGGGCCATGGCCGCCTGA
- a CDS encoding efflux RND transporter permease subunit: MSRRAGVFVTRRPRLVLFAALVFLLLSAVFGAEATGRLKTQGYDDPRSESSRAASVAAEHLGASPNLVVVAQAGAGSVDGPAARSAGEALTGRLRAAPHVSAVTSYWTGNAAELRSRDGHAAMLVAHVDGEGEQLGTRVRQLSKELTTPTAATTPLKVHVGGPALIDAELQDLSESDLKRAESVVLPGTLILLVLVFGSVVAAALPLLIGVLAIAGTLLVLSVLGAVTDVSVFALNLTTALGLGLGIDYGLLIVSRFREELADGHGSRSAALRTVRTAGHTVLFSAATVSAALATLLVFPPYFLRSFAYAGIAVVAIAAVSAVTVLPALLALLGKRVNAWAVPWRRRAHAGSESRFWRRLAQIVVRRPLIAALPVIGLLVVLAGPFAHAGFATPDERALPVSSSSRQTGDLVRGAFDMNGPSALTVVMTGKASSPAREDYARRLSALPQVARVMGPEGSFRHGEKAATPGSAGTAAKPVGDGPARISVVPQAEPQSRAAQQLVHAVRATPAPAGTDVLVGGPSAVLVDAKATVGDRLPLALSLITLTTFVLLLGFTRSLLLPLKAIALNALSLAAVLGAMVWVFQTGHLQHLLHFTPGPLSTTMPVLLFCIVFGLSVDYEVFVLARIKEAHEAGQDNADSIVTGIAHTGGIVTTAGALLAFTLLSFGTSQVSLLQFFGIGAGLGVLLDATLVRGVLVPALMRLAGGLNWWAPWPIGRKVPHPASVPRPPGRGAPPPSRPHLPPPPRTADSLGAEPVPTALVAVRPGHHAKEEDPS; encoded by the coding sequence ATGTCCCGTCGTGCAGGGGTCTTCGTGACCCGCCGCCCACGGCTCGTCCTCTTCGCCGCGCTCGTGTTTCTCCTGCTGTCCGCCGTGTTCGGCGCAGAGGCGACCGGCCGGCTGAAGACGCAGGGGTACGACGATCCGCGATCGGAGTCGAGCCGCGCCGCCAGCGTGGCGGCCGAGCACCTGGGGGCGTCCCCCAACCTGGTCGTCGTCGCGCAGGCCGGCGCCGGTTCCGTCGACGGTCCGGCAGCCCGGAGCGCCGGCGAGGCCCTGACCGGACGCCTGCGCGCCGCACCGCACGTGAGCGCCGTGACCTCGTACTGGACCGGCAACGCGGCGGAGCTGCGCAGCCGGGACGGCCACGCGGCCATGCTCGTCGCGCACGTGGACGGCGAGGGCGAACAGCTCGGAACGCGGGTCAGGCAGCTGAGCAAGGAGCTGACCACCCCGACGGCTGCCACGACGCCCCTCAAGGTGCACGTGGGTGGACCGGCGCTCATCGACGCCGAGCTCCAGGACCTCTCGGAGTCCGACCTGAAGCGGGCCGAGTCTGTCGTGCTGCCGGGAACCCTGATCCTGCTGGTCCTGGTGTTCGGCAGTGTGGTGGCCGCGGCGCTGCCCCTGCTGATCGGGGTGCTGGCCATCGCCGGGACGCTGCTGGTCCTGAGCGTGCTCGGCGCCGTCACCGACGTGTCCGTGTTCGCGCTGAACCTCACCACCGCGCTCGGCCTGGGGCTGGGCATCGACTACGGACTGCTGATCGTCTCCCGGTTCCGCGAGGAGCTCGCCGACGGACACGGCTCGCGCAGCGCCGCCTTGCGGACCGTGCGCACCGCGGGCCACACGGTCCTCTTCAGTGCCGCCACGGTTTCCGCCGCGCTCGCGACGCTGCTGGTGTTCCCGCCGTACTTCCTGCGCTCCTTCGCGTATGCGGGCATCGCCGTGGTGGCGATCGCTGCGGTGAGCGCCGTCACGGTGCTGCCGGCCCTGCTCGCGCTGCTCGGGAAGCGGGTGAACGCCTGGGCCGTGCCGTGGCGACGCCGGGCCCACGCCGGCTCGGAGTCACGTTTCTGGCGCAGGCTGGCGCAGATCGTCGTACGCAGGCCGCTGATCGCGGCGCTGCCGGTGATCGGGCTGCTCGTGGTGCTCGCCGGGCCGTTCGCGCACGCCGGTTTCGCCACCCCTGACGAGCGGGCGCTGCCCGTGAGCTCGTCCAGCCGTCAGACCGGGGACCTGGTGCGCGGTGCGTTCGACATGAACGGCCCGAGCGCGCTCACGGTCGTCATGACGGGCAAGGCGTCCTCGCCGGCCCGGGAGGACTACGCCCGCCGGCTGTCCGCGCTCCCGCAGGTCGCCCGGGTCATGGGGCCCGAGGGCAGCTTCCGTCACGGCGAGAAGGCAGCGACCCCCGGCTCCGCCGGAACCGCGGCCAAGCCCGTCGGCGACGGCCCGGCCCGGATCTCCGTGGTGCCGCAGGCGGAACCGCAGTCGCGCGCCGCCCAGCAGCTCGTGCACGCCGTCCGCGCGACTCCCGCCCCGGCGGGCACCGACGTCCTCGTCGGCGGACCGAGCGCGGTCCTGGTCGACGCCAAGGCCACCGTGGGAGACCGGCTTCCGCTGGCCCTCTCCCTGATCACCCTCACCACGTTCGTTCTGCTGCTCGGCTTCACGCGCAGTCTGCTGCTGCCGCTGAAAGCCATCGCGCTGAACGCCCTGAGCCTCGCGGCCGTCCTCGGCGCGATGGTGTGGGTCTTCCAGACGGGCCATCTCCAGCACCTGCTCCACTTCACGCCCGGCCCCCTCAGCACGACCATGCCGGTGCTGCTGTTCTGCATCGTCTTCGGGCTCTCGGTGGACTACGAGGTGTTCGTCCTCGCCCGCATCAAGGAGGCGCACGAGGCCGGGCAGGACAACGCCGACTCGATCGTCACGGGCATAGCCCACACGGGCGGCATCGTCACGACCGCCGGCGCCCTCCTCGCGTTCACGCTCCTGAGCTTCGGCACCTCCCAGGTCTCGCTCCTGCAGTTCTTCGGAATCGGCGCAGGCCTCGGCGTCCTCCTCGACGCCACCCTCGTGCGGGGCGTCCTCGTACCGGCGCTCATGCGCCTGGCGGGAGGCCTGAACTGGTGGGCGCCGTGGCCGATCGGACGCAAGGTGCCGCATCCGGCGTCCGTTCCCCGCCCGCCCGGCAGGGGTGCCCCGCCGCCCTCGCGGCCTCACCTGCCCCCACCCCCTCGCACCGCCGACTCCCTCGGTGCAGAGCCCGTCCCCACCGCCTTGGTCGCCGTCCGCCCGGGGCACCACGCAAAGGAAGAAGACCCGTCATGA
- a CDS encoding aminotransferase class V-fold PLP-dependent enzyme, translating into MADADTGALEELRSWQRPLRAQFPIIAANPGLAYLDSAATAQKPQAVLDAVQQYLTTSNANAGRGSYPWANATTAAVERARGRVKEFLGDPEPDGSSVHFTSGASEGLRTVARDWLAGRLTDGDEIVVPFADHEANLAPWLEVRELLARQGVRIRVRELPYQDGSGDYDPVALAASAGPRTRFVAATHVHHVYGADMNVHRIRRVVGPDVPICLDAAQSIGHLPFSVAGLDVDFVVFSGHKALALPGTGAVWARGRRGPEFRPGGWAGTPNTVGIASLTAALDWLDAAGTDRIEAWTVALAARLTDGLSRLDAYEVLGCRSSLAAGSEVQRRRSIVAFRHREIESRDLGFILYSHGFMVRSDGHCQAGAQVKDGSVRVSLHVYNTAEEVGALLATLANLQ; encoded by the coding sequence ATGGCCGATGCCGACACCGGCGCCCTCGAGGAACTGCGTTCCTGGCAGCGTCCGTTGCGCGCCCAGTTCCCGATCATCGCGGCGAACCCGGGGCTGGCCTACCTGGACAGCGCGGCGACCGCGCAGAAGCCGCAGGCCGTACTGGACGCCGTGCAGCAGTACCTCACCACCTCGAACGCCAACGCGGGCCGCGGCTCGTACCCCTGGGCCAATGCGACGACGGCCGCGGTGGAGCGGGCCCGCGGCCGGGTCAAGGAGTTCCTGGGAGACCCCGAGCCGGACGGGTCGTCGGTGCACTTCACCAGCGGGGCCTCCGAGGGGCTGCGGACCGTCGCCCGGGACTGGCTGGCGGGCCGGCTCACCGACGGGGACGAGATCGTCGTCCCGTTCGCCGACCACGAGGCGAACCTGGCTCCGTGGTTGGAGGTACGGGAGCTGCTGGCCCGGCAGGGCGTACGCATCCGGGTCCGGGAACTGCCCTACCAGGACGGCTCCGGCGACTACGACCCGGTGGCACTCGCCGCCTCGGCCGGCCCCCGCACCCGTTTCGTCGCGGCCACCCATGTGCACCACGTCTACGGCGCCGACATGAACGTGCACCGGATCCGCCGGGTGGTCGGGCCGGACGTCCCGATCTGTCTCGACGCCGCGCAGAGCATCGGCCACCTGCCGTTCTCCGTCGCCGGACTCGACGTGGACTTCGTGGTGTTCTCCGGCCACAAGGCCCTGGCGCTGCCGGGTACCGGTGCGGTCTGGGCCCGTGGCCGACGGGGGCCGGAGTTCCGGCCGGGCGGCTGGGCCGGCACGCCGAACACCGTGGGCATCGCAAGCCTGACGGCCGCGCTCGACTGGCTCGACGCGGCCGGCACGGACCGGATCGAGGCGTGGACGGTGGCGCTGGCGGCGCGGCTGACGGACGGCCTGAGCCGGCTGGACGCGTACGAGGTGCTCGGCTGCCGCTCCAGCCTGGCGGCCGGCTCCGAGGTCCAGCGGCGCCGGAGCATCGTGGCGTTCCGGCACCGCGAGATCGAATCCCGCGATCTCGGGTTCATCCTCTACAGCCACGGGTTCATGGTCCGGTCCGACGGACACTGCCAGGCGGGCGCCCAGGTGAAGGACGGATCCGTGCGGGTGAGCCTGCACGTGTACAACACGGCCGAGGAGGTCGGGGCGTTGCTCGCCACCCTCGCCAATCTGCAATGA
- a CDS encoding trans-aconitate 2-methyltransferase gives MNLHTVAAGRWVERWERQQQRYAVDREERFTVISDVVERVTAGCAAPLLVDLGCGPGSLAARLAQRMPAAEVVGVDADPLLLELGRAHHGAALRFAEASIGEPGWLDGLALERPVDAAVSTTALHYLGEDTLRRTYEELAGCIRPGGVLVNGDHLEPDSPKVHELAVDIGRRRAERQHALAHEDWESWWSAVRADPELTPLLAARDRRAHPRCEGNDLTLTDHLALLRGAGFEHVGTVWQFGNSHVVVAVR, from the coding sequence ATGAACCTGCACACGGTGGCGGCCGGCCGGTGGGTGGAACGCTGGGAACGGCAGCAGCAGCGGTACGCGGTCGACCGCGAGGAGCGGTTCACCGTCATCTCCGACGTGGTCGAGCGCGTGACGGCGGGCTGCGCGGCCCCCCTCCTCGTCGACCTGGGATGCGGGCCGGGGTCGCTCGCAGCCCGTCTGGCGCAGCGCATGCCCGCGGCCGAGGTCGTGGGCGTCGACGCCGATCCGCTGCTGCTGGAACTCGGGCGGGCGCACCACGGAGCGGCCCTGCGCTTCGCCGAGGCCTCGATCGGGGAGCCGGGCTGGCTCGACGGGCTCGCGCTGGAGCGCCCGGTGGACGCCGCCGTCTCGACGACGGCCCTGCACTACCTCGGCGAGGACACCCTGCGGCGGACGTACGAGGAGCTGGCCGGGTGCATCCGGCCCGGCGGAGTCCTCGTCAACGGCGACCACCTGGAACCGGACTCCCCCAAGGTCCACGAGCTCGCCGTCGACATCGGCCGGCGGCGCGCCGAGCGCCAGCACGCCCTGGCGCACGAGGACTGGGAGTCGTGGTGGTCGGCAGTGCGGGCCGACCCCGAGCTGACGCCCCTCCTCGCTGCCCGCGACCGCCGCGCCCACCCGCGGTGCGAGGGCAACGACCTGACCCTCACCGACCACCTCGCACTGCTGCGCGGGGCGGGCTTCGAGCACGTCGGCACGGTCTGGCAGTTCGGCAACAGCCACGTGGTGGTCGCGGTCCGCTGA
- a CDS encoding pyridoxal-phosphate dependent enzyme has protein sequence MRYDSITEAIGNTPLVRIDPAVHGLRRIDLYAKLEMLNPFGSVKDRAAWNMARAGLPGARERGETVVELSSGNTAKALAVIAGMHGLSFKSVTNRMRIPEVKDLLLLLGAEIEELPGRSECLDPTDTEDPLTLFHQRLNQSGNAHLHTDQYFNALNTEAHETGTGPEIVADLDGRAPDWFLACVGTAGSSTGVARALRAHDPAVRVIGLVGEKSDFIPGIRNIDEVHEVGLFDPATYDTIESVSADDAIDGMLTLVRRCGILAGPTGGAAYRGTVRHLKPIDAELTGPDRRSAVFIVCDRVESYLGYVKQRRPELLGRPPARNSVTALTDTEVRAAQVIEVAEAQKWLAAERPLVIDLRSSFAYAALHIDGSVNIVDELFDELVRGGLPFGKRQPVLLACPVGEQSARYAALLTRMGHPDVRSLAGGIIAWRDAGAPLVRD, from the coding sequence ATGAGGTACGACAGCATCACCGAGGCCATCGGCAACACCCCGCTGGTCCGCATCGATCCGGCCGTGCACGGCCTGCGCCGCATCGACCTCTATGCGAAGCTCGAGATGCTCAATCCCTTCGGCTCCGTCAAGGACCGCGCCGCCTGGAACATGGCCCGAGCCGGTCTGCCCGGAGCCCGGGAGCGCGGCGAGACGGTCGTCGAGCTGTCCAGCGGCAACACGGCCAAGGCGCTGGCCGTCATCGCCGGCATGCACGGGCTGTCGTTCAAGAGCGTCACCAACCGGATGCGCATCCCCGAGGTCAAGGACCTGCTCCTGCTGCTGGGCGCCGAGATCGAGGAGCTGCCGGGCCGCAGCGAATGCCTGGACCCGACGGACACCGAGGACCCGCTGACCCTCTTCCACCAGAGGCTGAACCAGTCCGGCAATGCCCACCTGCACACCGACCAGTACTTCAACGCGCTGAACACGGAGGCGCACGAGACGGGTACGGGTCCGGAGATCGTGGCGGACCTGGACGGCCGGGCCCCGGACTGGTTCCTCGCCTGCGTCGGCACGGCGGGTTCCTCCACGGGCGTGGCCCGGGCCCTGCGCGCCCACGATCCGGCCGTACGGGTGATCGGGCTGGTGGGTGAGAAGTCGGACTTCATCCCCGGCATCCGCAACATCGACGAGGTCCACGAGGTCGGCCTCTTCGACCCGGCCACGTACGACACGATCGAGTCGGTCAGCGCCGACGACGCCATCGACGGCATGCTCACCCTGGTCCGGCGCTGCGGGATCCTCGCCGGGCCCACCGGCGGCGCCGCGTACCGGGGAACGGTCCGCCATCTGAAGCCGATCGACGCGGAGTTGACGGGGCCGGACCGCCGGAGCGCGGTCTTCATCGTCTGCGACCGGGTGGAGAGCTACCTCGGCTACGTCAAGCAGCGCCGCCCCGAGCTGCTGGGCCGCCCGCCCGCGCGGAACTCCGTGACCGCCCTGACGGACACCGAGGTACGGGCGGCGCAGGTCATCGAGGTGGCCGAGGCGCAGAAGTGGCTCGCGGCCGAGCGCCCGCTGGTGATCGACCTGCGCAGCTCCTTCGCCTACGCCGCGCTGCACATCGACGGATCGGTCAACATCGTCGACGAGCTCTTCGACGAACTCGTACGGGGCGGACTGCCGTTCGGCAAGCGGCAGCCCGTCCTCCTGGCGTGCCCGGTCGGCGAGCAGTCGGCTCGCTATGCGGCCCTCCTGACCCGGATGGGCCATCCCGACGTACGCAGCCTCGCGGGAGGGATCATCGCGTGGCGTGACGCGGGCGCACCGCTGGTGCGTGACTGA
- a CDS encoding VOC family protein produces MAVKPIPEGHPRVTPYLCTDGAAAAIDFYVSVLGATERMRMPAPDGRIGHAELELGNSVIMLADEYPEIGFRSPKSVGGTPITLHVYVEDVDAVFAEALSRGATEVSPVKDEFYGDRTGQLEDPFGHRWNIATHVADIPPEEMEKRAKEALETMQDGG; encoded by the coding sequence GTGGCCGTCAAACCCATTCCCGAGGGGCATCCGCGGGTCACGCCGTACCTCTGTACCGACGGGGCCGCTGCCGCGATCGACTTCTACGTGTCCGTGCTCGGCGCGACCGAGCGGATGAGGATGCCGGCTCCCGACGGCAGGATCGGCCACGCCGAGCTGGAGCTGGGCAACTCGGTCATCATGCTCGCCGACGAGTACCCGGAGATCGGATTCCGCTCGCCGAAGTCGGTGGGCGGCACGCCCATCACCCTGCACGTGTACGTCGAGGACGTCGACGCCGTCTTCGCCGAGGCCCTCTCCCGCGGCGCCACGGAGGTGTCCCCGGTCAAGGACGAGTTCTACGGCGACCGCACCGGGCAGCTCGAGGATCCCTTCGGCCACCGCTGGAACATCGCCACGCACGTGGCGGACATCCCCCCGGAGGAGATGGAGAAGCGGGCGAAAGAGGCACTGGAGACCATGCAGGACGGCGGCTGA